From one Aedes albopictus strain Foshan unplaced genomic scaffold, AalbF5 HiC_scaffold_981, whole genome shotgun sequence genomic stretch:
- the LOC109419735 gene encoding uncharacterized protein LOC109419735, translating into MARAGDERFVAENSEISNVVLKELNLPAELLAVFEELSYNVDRFSTVTKDELIKDLGAAGWSCDWDLLYDRITAWRKLNGFDLITFTKVEVLEEWVCSEEVEASEQTLFDPELRESSERLTFSPVVSATGTIGSVVASVDLPGPSSSSSVPSADLPETSSSSAVESADLHESSSSVVTLADLSVSSSLSAIPSADPRVDLSGSSSSSAVASVNLPEPSASRAVTSTEHPGPSFSAQSVVPPKGKGPDETRDLDTPCSSSFFGPRDLEVLLRKSLSGEALLARAPKGPLTERSQKDLAEIIAEHHLNARLKTTERVLDSYAESITLLFRQEKKDCYYIPRSGEKRNPGGKIYNKIANLKQKRIKRDKYEEDIEAKRQKHNTGSTGVDIELDAAAEAAFNWLRLNTQPWQTTVNQWKASFNRRRRDLQKPALLANVDGIYRHYKDPYGFQLIDEDFDRLYNITTDDPIDKWNRSLAGLTVRLCQQYKDGASNKLVDLLRNGAST; encoded by the exons ATGGCGCGCGCAGGTGATGAACGTTTTGTCGCGGAAAACTCCGAAATTTCAAACGTGGTGCTGAAAGAATTGAATTTGCCAGCCGAATTACTTGCTGTTTTTGAAG AATTGAGCTACAACGTCGACCGTTTCTCCACCGTCACCAAAGACGAACTTATTAAAGATTTGGGAGCTGCCGGATGGAGCTGCGACTGGGACCTGCTTTATGACCGGATAACAGCCTGGCGGAAGCTGAAC GGTTTCGATTTGATCACTTTCACCAAAGTGGAAGTTTTGGAGGAGTGGGTTTGCAGTGAGGAAGTGGAAGCATCGGAACAGACACTATTCGACCCTGAATTGAGAGAATCATCTGAGAGATTGACTTTCTCACCCGTCGTATCTGCAACTGGGACAATTGGATCGGTCGTGGCATCGGTGGATCTCCCTGGACCATCATCTTCATCGTCAGTGCCATCGGCGGATCTCCCTGAAACATCTTCCTCGTCGGCCGTGGAATCGGCTGATCTCCATGAATCATCATCGTCGGTCGTGACATTGGCGGATCTCTCTGTATCATCATCTTTGTCGGCTATACCATCAGCGGATCCTCGGGTGGATCTCTCTGGTTCGTCGTCTTCGTCGGCCGTGGCATCAGTGAATCTCCCTGAACCATCAGCTTCGAGGGCTGTGACATCGACGGAACACCCTGGACCATCATTTTCGGCACAATCGGTGGTTCCTCCTAAAGGTAAAGGACCAGATGAAACTCGAGACTTGGATACGCCTTGTTCATCATCATTCTTTGGCCCACGCGACCTTGAAGTACTCCTTCGCAAATCTCTTAGTGGAGAAGCGCTGCTGGCAAGGGCTCCTAAGGGGCCACTGACGGAACGAAGCCAAAAAGATCTAGCGGAAATCATCGCCGAGCATCATTTGAATGCTCGGCTGAAGACAACGGAGCGGGTATTGGACAGCTATGCGGAGTCAATAACGCTGTTGTTCCGCCAGGAAAAAAAG GATTGCTACTACATACCACGAAGCGGCGAGAAAAGAAATCCGGGCGgcaagatttataataaaattgcaAACCTGAAACAAAAAAGGATCAAACGAGACAAGTATGAGGAGGACATTGAAGCCAAACGACAGAAGCACAACACTGGCTCGACAGGCGTAGACATCGAGTTGGACGCCGCGGCAGAAGCAGCCTTTAATTGGTTGAGACTCAATACGCAACCATGGCAAACAACTGTTAACCAGTGGAAAGCTTCTTTCAATCGAAGACGTCGAGATTTGCAGAAACCAGCACTGCTCGCTAATGTAGATGGGATATACCGTCACTACAAGGACCCTTATGGATTCCAACTG ATCGATGAAGACTTCGACAGGTTGTACAATATTACTACCGATGACCCGATCGACAAATGGAATCGCTCATTAGCAGGACTGACCGTTCGCCTGTGTCAACAATACAAGGACGGAGCGTCGAACAAGCTTGTGGATTTACTTCGGAATGGTGCAAGTACGG